One genomic window of Candidatus Kuenenia stuttgartiensis includes the following:
- a CDS encoding circadian clock KaiB family protein has protein sequence MKAVSSGKRKKAKTDFTEGVWNLRLYVAGQTPKSITAFANLKRICEEHLAGKYCIEVIDLLKNPLLAKGDQIIAIPTLVRKLPEPLKKIIGDLANTERVLVGLDIRSVSGG, from the coding sequence GTGAAAGCTGTCTCATCAGGAAAGAGGAAGAAAGCAAAGACCGATTTTACGGAAGGGGTCTGGAATCTCCGGTTGTATGTAGCCGGTCAGACCCCGAAATCAATTACGGCCTTTGCTAATTTAAAGAGGATCTGCGAAGAGCACCTTGCGGGTAAATACTGCATTGAAGTGATAGACCTTTTAAAGAATCCTCTGCTTGCTAAAGGTGACCAGATTATTGCCATACCTACACTGGTAAGGAAGCTCCCTGAACCGCTTAAAAAGATTATCGGAGATCTGGCTAACACAGAGCGCGTGCTGGTGGGACTCGACATTCGTTCTGTCTCCGGAGGATAA
- a CDS encoding circadian clock KaiB family protein codes for MERNRGKTSTEKFEKAATKLGQAKHVFRLYVTGMTPKSTRAIANVRKLCETYLAGRYELNVIDIYQQPNLAKEEQIIATPTLIKKLPLPFRRFIGDMSDTERFLAGIGLEPKEFMSTNQ; via the coding sequence ATGGAGAGGAACAGAGGTAAAACGAGCACTGAGAAATTCGAAAAAGCGGCGACGAAGTTAGGCCAGGCAAAGCACGTTTTTCGGCTGTATGTTACAGGGATGACCCCAAAGTCAACCCGGGCAATCGCCAATGTCCGGAAACTCTGCGAGACATACCTGGCAGGGCGCTACGAACTCAACGTGATAGACATCTACCAGCAGCCCAATCTGGCCAAGGAAGAGCAGATTATCGCCACCCCAACGCTCATCAAAAAACTCCCACTGCCATTCCGGAGGTTTATCGGCGACATGTCGGATACGGAAAGGTTTCTTGCAGGCATAGGTCTGGAACCCAAAGAATTCATGAGTACGAACCAATGA